The following nucleotide sequence is from Pseudonocardia abyssalis.
CGCGGCCGACGGCGCCCCGCACCGCACGACGGTCACGATCGTGCAGGCGCAGGCGCAGCTCGACCACCTCGTGGTCCCGGTGCTCGGCCCGGACGTGCACCTGCGGGCCACCGTCGTCAACACCAGCGGGCACGTGCTGCCCGCCGGACCGGTCTCCACGTTCCTCGCCGACGCCTACGTCGGCACCACGGCGCTGGAGACCACCGCGCCGGACGGGGAGATCGAGCTCGCGCTGGGCGTCGACGACCGGGTGGTGGTGGAGCGCGCGCTGGAGTCGCGCACGGTCCACAAGGCGCGGTTCGGTGCGCAGCGGGGCGCGGTGCAGCGCTGGCGGACCACGGTCACCAACCGCCGTCCCGCGCAGGCGCGGGTGGTGGTGCGCGACCGGCTGCCGGTGTCGCGTGCCGCCGAGGTGAAGGTCGTCGAGGTCGAGCTGGTGCCCGAGCCCGCCGAACGCGACGACCTGGGCCGGTGCGAGTGGGTCGCGCGGATCCCGCCGGGCGGCCGCTGGGAGCTCTCCGTCCGGTACGGGGTGGAGCACCCGAAGGACGTCGACGTCACCGGCTACCGTTGATCCCATGATCGAACGGGTGGAGTCGCTCTACCGCACCCACGCCGCCGACCTGTCGGCCGTGGTCGCGCGCCAGCGCGCGTTCCGCGAGGCCACGCCGTCGATGACCCCGCAGCTCGACGACGTGGAAGCCGAGATCACCTACCTGCTGCTGCGCGACACCCGCCCGGCGCACGTGATGGAGCTGGGCACGTTCCACGGCTGGTCGACGAGCTGGATCCTGCAGGCGCTGCGTGACAACGGATCCGGGCACCTGCACTCCTTCGACCGCATCGACAACGTGCGGTACACCGTCCCAGCGGAGCTGGCCGCGGACCGGTGGACGTTCGTGCACGGCGACGTGCGCGCGCGGCTGGCGGACGTGCCGCGCGACGCCGGCTACCTGTTCGTCGACGCGGCGCACACGGCGTCGTTCGCACGGTGGTTCCTCGCGGAGCTGTTCCCGCTCGTGCCCGCGGGCATCCCGGTGAGCGTGCACGACGTGCACCACGGGCGGCGGGTGCTCCCCTTCACCGAGGGCGCGGTGCTGCTGCGGTGGATGCGCGAGCGCGGCGTCGAGGGCTTCACCGCCTCGCGGCGGCGGGCCCCCGACGCGTTCGCGCGGCTCGCGGCGGTGCGCGCGGAGCTCGGGCTCACCGGGGCGCGCGGGACGACCCGCAACCCGATGCTGTGGTTCACGATGCCGGAGCTGCACTGACGGGGGTGTCCAGGGGGTGGGCGATCTCGTCGCGATAGAGGCGCCACCCGAGGATCGCGGCGATCGCGAGGAACACCGGGATCGCCCCGACCAGCACGAACGTGACCGGCAGGCCCAGCGCGTCGCCGACGGGGCCCGCGAGCGCCATCGACACCGGCATCAGGGCGAGCGAGACGAAGAAGTCGAGACTCGACACCCGGCCCAGCAGGTGCGGCGGCACCCGACGCTGCAGCAGGGTGCCCCAGATGACCTGGGCGA
It contains:
- a CDS encoding class I SAM-dependent methyltransferase produces the protein MIERVESLYRTHAADLSAVVARQRAFREATPSMTPQLDDVEAEITYLLLRDTRPAHVMELGTFHGWSTSWILQALRDNGSGHLHSFDRIDNVRYTVPAELAADRWTFVHGDVRARLADVPRDAGYLFVDAAHTASFARWFLAELFPLVPAGIPVSVHDVHHGRRVLPFTEGAVLLRWMRERGVEGFTASRRRAPDAFARLAAVRAELGLTGARGTTRNPMLWFTMPELH